The proteins below come from a single Rosa rugosa chromosome 2, drRosRugo1.1, whole genome shotgun sequence genomic window:
- the LOC133728307 gene encoding NADH kinase has translation MARRRLLVLLKPFDVYPASQSDGLSRITSLQLRHLDNRRKVHKDAMNFCQNILRHKPVEWKALLRNDIRQPIHDVDLVITVGGDGTLLHASHYIDDSVPVLGVNSDPTRPEEVFRHSNEYDATRSTGYLCAATVDNFEQILDNIIEDRISPSDLRRISIGVNSQVISTYALNDILIAHPCPATLSRFSFKIKSDYQPCSPLVSSRSSGLRVSTAAGATAAMLSAGGFPMPILSQDLQYMVREPIALGAASSLMHGFINPRQSMEATWFCKEGIIYIDGTHVRCSVKNGDRIEISSKAPVLKVFLPHRVQHVSGL, from the exons ATGGCGAGGAGGAGATTGTTGGTGCTGCTAAAACCGTTCGACGTTTACCCAGCTTCCCAATCCGACGGCCTGTCTCGCATCACCAGCCTCCAG CTACGGCACTTGGACAATAGGCGAAAGGTGCACAAGGATGCAATGAACTTTTGTCAGAATATTTTGCGGCACAAGCCTGTTGAGTGGAAAGCTCTACTGCGTAACGATATAAGGCAGCCCATCCATGATGTGGACCTTGTTATTACAGTTGGTGGTGATGGCACCTTACTACATGCTAGCCATTATATTGATGACTCTGTTCCAGTTCTAGGAGTGAATTCTGACCCTACCCGACCTGAAGAG GTGTTCAGGCACAGCAATGAGTATGATGCGACGAGAAGCACAGGCTATCTTTGTGCTGCAACTGTTGACAACTTTGAACAG ATACTGGACAACATCATAGAGGATCGAATTAGTCCTTCCGATCTGAGAAGGATCTCCATAGGTGTAAACTCACAAGTGATCTCAACTTATGCTCTTAATGATATTTTAATTGCACATCCATGTCCAGCAACACTTTCACGGTTCTCATTCAA AATTAAAAGTGATTACCAGCCATGCTCTCCTTTAGTGAGCTCTCGATCAAGCGGTCTAAGAGTTTCAACAGCTGCGGGagcaacagctgcaatgctttCAGCTGGCGGATTTCCAATGCCCATATTATCTCAGGACCTCCAGTATATGGTAAGAGAGCCCATTGCATTAGGAGCAGCCTCAAGCTTAATGCATGGGTTTATTAATCCTCGACAGTCCATGGAAGCTACATGGTTTTGTAAAGAGGGAATCATATACATTGATGGTACTCATGTCCGCTGTTCTGTAAAAAATGGGGATCGCATTGAGATATCTTCCAAGGCCCCAGTTTTGAAGGTTTTCTTGCCTCACCGTGTACAGCACGTTAGTGGTTTATGA